Proteins from a genomic interval of Microbacterium esteraromaticum:
- a CDS encoding sulfite exporter TauE/SafE family protein: MTEEDLSITREPRAYFTFVFIGLLAGLLSGLFGVGGGTVIVPLLVLMLHYGQRRGAGTSLAAIVPTASIGVISYALADAVAWIPALILAGGAVVGAQIGTWLLPKVSQSALRWGFVAFLVAVIVSLFVVIPSREAELVLGWGNGIGLAGVGVGTGIIAGLIGVGGGVVVVPVLMLVFGTSDLVAKGTSLLMMIPTAISGTIGNLRHGNVDLLAAGIIGLAACTTTALGAWLATIVDPFVGNMLFAGYLLFIAVQMSVKAIRGRRR, from the coding sequence GTGACTGAAGAGGATCTGTCCATCACCCGGGAGCCTCGCGCGTACTTCACCTTCGTCTTCATCGGACTGCTGGCAGGCCTCCTGTCGGGGTTGTTCGGCGTCGGCGGCGGAACGGTGATCGTGCCCCTGCTCGTGCTGATGCTGCACTATGGTCAGCGCCGCGGTGCCGGCACGTCGCTCGCCGCGATCGTGCCGACGGCGAGCATCGGTGTCATCTCGTACGCCCTGGCCGATGCGGTGGCCTGGATCCCGGCGCTCATCCTCGCCGGAGGTGCTGTCGTGGGGGCGCAGATCGGCACCTGGTTGCTGCCGAAGGTGTCGCAGTCGGCATTGCGCTGGGGCTTCGTGGCGTTCCTCGTCGCGGTCATCGTCAGCCTGTTCGTCGTGATCCCCTCGCGCGAGGCTGAGCTCGTGCTCGGGTGGGGCAACGGCATCGGCCTTGCGGGTGTCGGCGTCGGTACCGGCATCATCGCCGGGCTCATCGGCGTCGGCGGAGGCGTCGTCGTCGTGCCCGTGCTGATGCTCGTCTTCGGCACCAGTGACCTGGTGGCCAAGGGCACGTCGCTGCTGATGATGATCCCCACGGCGATCTCGGGGACCATCGGCAACCTGCGTCACGGCAACGTCGACCTGCTGGCGGCCGGCATCATCGGACTCGCCGCATGCACGACGACGGCGCTGGGCGCCTGGCTGGCGACGATCGTGGATCCGTTCGTCGGCAACATGCTCTTCGCGGGCTACCTGCTGTTCATTGCGGTGCAGATGAGCGTGAAGGCCATCCGCGGACGCCGGCGCTGA
- a CDS encoding AMP-binding protein, whose protein sequence is MRSTLPDIEIPNTSIHEYLFADLDETQLDAVAIVDGTSGAETTYRQLVAQIDLFAGALAARRIGIGSRIGILCPNIPAFATVFHGILRAGATATTINSLYTADEIANQLEDAGAEWLITVTPLLAGAKAAAAQRGIPDDRLIVLDGAEGHPDLRSLLAEGHAAPDVVFDPATHLAVLPYSSGTTGRPKGVMLTHRNLVANVAQCRSMLTVGEQDRILAILPFFHIYGMTVLLNFAIRQRAGLVTMPKFDLPEFLRIIQEHRTSWVFIAPPVAVALAKHPIVDQYDLSSVRVIFSGAAPLDGALAAAVEQRLGCSVVQGYGMTETSPAANLIPAERTDIDKSSIGPLVPNTEARIVDPETGIDVDVPADGPSAAGELWLRGPQIMSGYLNRPEATAEMLDVDGWLHTGDIATVTSDGIFRIVDRLKELIKYKGYQVAPAVLEALLLEHPLIADSAVIGAYDEDGQEIPKAFVVRQADADLSAQDVMDFVAARVAPHEKVRQVEFIETIPKSSAGKILRKELRAA, encoded by the coding sequence ATGCGCAGCACACTTCCCGACATCGAGATCCCGAACACGTCGATCCACGAGTACCTGTTCGCCGATCTCGACGAGACTCAGCTGGATGCCGTCGCGATCGTCGACGGTACGAGCGGCGCCGAGACGACGTACCGACAGCTCGTCGCCCAGATCGACCTGTTCGCGGGCGCTCTCGCCGCCCGTCGCATCGGGATCGGCTCACGCATCGGCATCCTCTGCCCCAACATCCCGGCGTTCGCGACGGTCTTCCACGGCATTCTGCGTGCCGGCGCCACCGCGACGACCATCAATTCCCTGTACACGGCCGACGAGATCGCGAACCAGCTCGAAGACGCTGGTGCCGAGTGGCTGATCACCGTCACACCGCTACTCGCGGGCGCGAAGGCAGCCGCCGCGCAGCGCGGTATTCCCGACGACCGGCTCATCGTGCTCGACGGAGCAGAGGGCCACCCGGACCTGCGATCCCTGCTGGCAGAGGGCCACGCCGCACCGGACGTCGTCTTCGACCCGGCGACGCATCTTGCTGTGCTGCCCTATTCATCAGGGACGACGGGTCGCCCGAAGGGCGTGATGCTCACACACCGCAACCTCGTCGCGAACGTTGCCCAGTGCCGCTCCATGCTCACCGTCGGCGAGCAGGACCGCATCCTCGCCATCCTGCCGTTCTTCCACATCTACGGAATGACGGTGCTGCTGAACTTCGCGATCCGTCAGCGCGCCGGACTGGTCACCATGCCGAAGTTCGACCTACCCGAGTTCCTGCGCATCATCCAGGAACACCGCACGTCTTGGGTGTTCATCGCTCCGCCGGTCGCGGTGGCGCTCGCGAAGCACCCCATCGTCGACCAGTACGATCTGTCGTCGGTGCGCGTGATCTTCTCGGGGGCGGCGCCGCTGGACGGTGCGCTGGCGGCCGCGGTCGAGCAGCGCCTGGGCTGCAGCGTGGTGCAGGGTTACGGCATGACCGAGACGAGTCCGGCGGCCAACCTCATCCCGGCCGAGCGCACTGACATCGACAAGTCGTCGATCGGCCCGCTTGTCCCCAACACCGAGGCCCGTATCGTCGACCCCGAGACCGGCATCGACGTCGACGTTCCCGCCGATGGCCCCAGCGCCGCCGGCGAACTCTGGTTGCGCGGCCCGCAGATCATGAGCGGCTACCTGAACCGCCCCGAGGCGACCGCCGAGATGCTCGACGTCGACGGTTGGCTGCACACCGGTGACATCGCGACCGTCACCTCCGACGGCATCTTCCGGATCGTCGACCGCCTGAAGGAGCTCATCAAGTACAAGGGCTACCAGGTAGCGCCCGCCGTGCTCGAAGCACTCCTGCTCGAGCATCCGCTCATCGCCGACAGCGCCGTGATCGGTGCCTACGACGAGGATGGCCAGGAGATCCCGAAGGCTTTCGTGGTGCGTCAGGCGGATGCTGATCTCAGCGCCCAGGATGTGATGGACTTCGTCGCAGCGCGCGTCGCCCCGCACGAGAAGGTGCGCCAGGTCGAGTTCATCGAGACCATCCCGAAGTCGAGCGCGGGCAAGATCCTGCGCAAGGAGCTTCGCGCCGCGTAA
- the rplQ gene encoding 50S ribosomal protein L17, whose translation MPKPTKGPRLGGGPAHERLLLANLAAALFTNKSIRTTETKAKRLRPLAERLITLGKRGDLHARRRAATVLRSNKDALHVLFAEIAPLVAEREGGYTRITKVGNRKGDNAPMAVIELVLEPVAPKKKAKPAAKAAAPKAEKVEEAPAEETGEAPVEDAAAEAPAEEKAE comes from the coding sequence ATGCCCAAGCCCACCAAGGGTCCCCGCCTCGGAGGCGGCCCCGCACACGAGCGCCTTCTTCTCGCGAACCTCGCGGCAGCGCTCTTCACCAACAAGTCGATCCGCACGACCGAGACGAAGGCCAAGCGCCTGCGTCCGCTCGCGGAGCGTCTGATCACGCTCGGCAAGCGCGGCGACCTGCACGCACGCCGCCGTGCAGCGACCGTGCTGCGCTCGAACAAGGACGCCCTGCACGTCCTGTTCGCCGAGATCGCCCCGCTGGTCGCCGAGCGTGAGGGTGGCTACACCCGCATCACGAAGGTCGGCAACCGCAAGGGTGACAACGCGCCCATGGCCGTGATCGAGCTCGTTCTCGAGCCCGTCGCGCCGAAGAAGAAGGCCAAGCCCGCCGCTAAGGCTGCAGCGCCCAAGGCTGAGAAGGTCGAAGAGGCACCCGCCGAGGAGACCGGCGAGGCTCCCGTCGAGGACGCCGCTGCTGAGGCACCCGCGGAGGAGAAGGCCGAGTAA
- a CDS encoding DNA-directed RNA polymerase subunit alpha — translation MLIAQRPTLTEEKISENRSRFVIEPLEPGFGYTIGNALRRSLLSSIPGASVTTIRIDGVLHEFSTIPGVKEDVTEIILNIKQLVVSSERDEPITAYLRKTGAGEVTAADISAPAGVEVHNPELVIATLNDTARFELELTIERGRGYVSAAQNRSEYAEAGQIPIDSIYSPVLKVSYRVDATRAGERTDFDKLVLDVETKSAISARDAVASAAKTLTELFGLARELNTEAEGIEIGPAPVEAVLSSELSMPIEDLDLSVRSYNCLKREGINTVSELVALSETQLMNIRNFGQKSVDEVRDKLVSLGLSLKDSVPGFDGAHFYSAGEDESF, via the coding sequence GTGCTCATCGCACAGCGTCCCACTCTCACCGAGGAAAAGATCTCCGAGAACCGCAGCCGGTTCGTCATCGAGCCGCTGGAGCCCGGGTTCGGATACACGATCGGCAACGCGCTGCGTCGCAGCCTGCTGTCGTCGATCCCCGGCGCATCGGTCACCACCATTCGCATCGACGGCGTGCTGCACGAGTTCAGCACGATCCCCGGTGTGAAGGAGGATGTCACCGAGATCATCCTGAACATCAAGCAGCTGGTCGTTTCCAGCGAGCGCGACGAGCCCATCACCGCGTACCTGCGCAAGACGGGCGCCGGCGAGGTCACCGCCGCTGACATCTCCGCTCCGGCGGGTGTCGAGGTGCACAACCCCGAGCTGGTCATCGCGACGCTCAACGACACCGCTCGCTTCGAGCTCGAGCTCACCATCGAGCGTGGCCGCGGCTACGTCTCGGCTGCGCAGAACCGCAGCGAGTACGCCGAGGCCGGCCAGATCCCGATCGACTCGATCTACTCGCCGGTGCTCAAGGTCAGCTACCGCGTCGACGCCACCCGTGCCGGTGAGCGCACCGACTTCGACAAGCTGGTGCTCGATGTCGAGACGAAGTCGGCGATCAGCGCGCGCGACGCCGTTGCATCGGCCGCGAAGACCCTCACCGAGCTGTTCGGTCTCGCTCGCGAGCTGAACACCGAAGCAGAGGGCATCGAGATCGGCCCCGCGCCGGTCGAGGCCGTGCTCTCCAGCGAGCTCTCCATGCCGATCGAGGACCTCGATCTGTCGGTGCGCTCGTACAACTGCCTCAAGCGTGAGGGCATCAACACCGTTTCGGAGCTGGTCGCCCTTTCGGAGACGCAGCTGATGAACATCCGCAATTTCGGACAGAAGTCGGTCGACGAGGTGCGCGACAAGCTCGTCTCGCTCGGTCTGTCGCTGAAGGATTCGGTGCCCGGTTTCGACGGCGCCCACTTCTACAGCGCAGGCGAAGACGAGTCCTTCTGA
- the rpsK gene encoding 30S ribosomal protein S11 — protein MAAPKAAARKPRRKEKKNIALGHAHIKSTFNNTIVSITDPSGAVISWASSGGVGFKGSRKSTPYAAGMAAESAARQAAEHGVKKVDVFVKGPGSGRETAIRSLQAAGLEVGSIQDVTPQAHNGCRPPKRRRV, from the coding sequence ATGGCTGCACCCAAGGCCGCCGCGCGCAAGCCGCGCCGCAAGGAAAAGAAGAACATCGCGCTGGGCCACGCCCACATCAAGTCGACGTTCAACAACACCATCGTTTCGATCACCGACCCGTCCGGCGCTGTCATCAGCTGGGCCTCGTCGGGTGGCGTGGGCTTCAAGGGCTCGCGCAAGTCGACCCCGTACGCGGCCGGTATGGCCGCCGAGTCGGCTGCCCGCCAGGCCGCCGAGCACGGTGTCAAGAAGGTCGACGTCTTCGTCAAGGGCCCGGGGTCGGGTCGTGAGACCGCGATCCGCTCGCTGCAGGCCGCTGGCCTCGAGGTCGGTTCGATCCAGGACGTGACGCCGCAGGCTCACAACGGCTGCCGTCCGCCGAAGCGCCGCCGCGTCTGA
- the rpsM gene encoding 30S ribosomal protein S13 produces the protein MARLAGVDIPRDKRVVIALTYIYGIGRTRSVEILQATEIDESIRVKDLSDEQLVALRDYIEGNYKVEGDLRREVAADIRRKVEIGSYEGLRHRRGLPVRGQRTKTNARTRKGPKRTVAGKKKAR, from the coding sequence ATGGCACGTCTTGCCGGCGTTGACATCCCGCGCGACAAGCGCGTGGTGATCGCCCTCACCTACATCTACGGCATCGGCCGTACCCGCTCCGTCGAGATCCTTCAGGCGACCGAGATCGACGAGTCGATCCGCGTCAAGGACCTCTCCGACGAGCAGCTTGTCGCACTGCGCGACTACATCGAAGGCAACTACAAGGTGGAGGGTGACCTGCGCCGCGAGGTCGCCGCCGACATCCGCCGCAAGGTCGAGATCGGCTCCTACGAGGGTCTGCGTCACCGCCGTGGCCTTCCGGTGCGCGGTCAGCGCACCAAGACCAACGCGCGTACCCGCAAGGGCCCGAAGCGCACCGTCGCCGGCAAGAAGAAGGCCCGCTAA
- the rpmJ gene encoding 50S ribosomal protein L36, whose product MKVNPSVKPICDHCRVIRRHGRVMVICKSNPRHKQRQG is encoded by the coding sequence ATGAAGGTCAACCCCAGCGTCAAGCCCATCTGCGACCACTGCCGCGTGATCCGTCGTCACGGTCGCGTCATGGTGATCTGCAAGAGCAACCCGCGCCACAAGCAGCGCCAGGGCTGA
- the infA gene encoding translation initiation factor IF-1, which yields MAKKDGVIEIEGVISEALPNAMFRVELSNGHKVLATISGKMRQNYIRIIPEDRVVVELSPYDLTRGRIVYRYR from the coding sequence ATGGCTAAGAAAGACGGTGTCATCGAGATCGAGGGCGTCATTTCCGAGGCGCTGCCCAACGCGATGTTCCGCGTTGAGCTCAGCAACGGACACAAGGTGCTCGCCACGATCTCCGGAAAGATGCGGCAGAACTACATCCGCATCATCCCCGAAGACCGCGTGGTCGTGGAGCTTTCGCCCTACGACCTGACCCGCGGGCGCATCGTTTACCGCTACCGCTGA
- a CDS encoding DsbA family protein, which produces MAAAQGRNNWFVIGISTAVVVVLVALGALVVWMNNRANDPGAAPTGDIINAESGAITFGEGDDVVATYLDFMCPACNAFEQSYGQSLQSAAANDDITLEIYPVAILDHLSQGTNYSSRAAGAMYCVADAAPDKALDYMNALFANQPQESGPGLTDAQLAQIAEQVGADAAVSCIADGTYEKFGAAQAKKHDVRGTPTVDINGTRLDISEINTELPKVLP; this is translated from the coding sequence ATGGCTGCTGCGCAGGGCAGGAACAACTGGTTCGTCATCGGTATCTCGACCGCGGTCGTGGTGGTGCTCGTCGCACTCGGTGCGCTCGTGGTGTGGATGAACAACCGTGCGAACGACCCGGGGGCCGCGCCCACCGGCGACATCATCAACGCGGAGTCGGGCGCGATCACCTTCGGCGAAGGCGACGATGTCGTCGCCACGTACCTGGACTTCATGTGCCCCGCGTGCAACGCCTTCGAACAGTCGTACGGGCAGAGCCTGCAGTCGGCGGCGGCCAACGACGACATCACGCTGGAGATCTATCCGGTCGCGATCCTCGACCACCTCTCCCAGGGGACGAACTACTCGTCCCGCGCCGCGGGAGCGATGTACTGCGTCGCCGACGCCGCCCCAGACAAGGCGCTGGACTACATGAACGCGCTGTTCGCGAACCAGCCGCAGGAGTCGGGGCCCGGTCTGACCGATGCGCAGCTCGCGCAGATCGCGGAGCAGGTCGGTGCGGATGCCGCGGTCAGCTGCATCGCCGACGGCACCTACGAGAAGTTCGGTGCCGCCCAGGCCAAGAAGCACGATGTGCGCGGTACTCCGACGGTCGACATCAACGGCACGCGCCTGGACATCAGTGAGATCAACACCGAGCTGCCCAAGGTGCTGCCCTGA
- the map gene encoding type I methionyl aminopeptidase, producing MFRKSIYKSPAQLRSMVEPGRITAAALEALRPLVRAGVSTAELDAEASRVIIARGAESNFKLVRGYRHTTCISVNEEVVHGIPGDRVLQPGDIVSVDCGAQFQGWNGDSAVTFIVPGDAPADVLARREELSRVTNGSMWAGIAAMASASHIGDIGAAIQDYVEAQGPSVVSGESYGILREYVGHGIGRKMHEAPSVFNYRTPDAGAEIRPGLALAIEPMLTAGGEATFVEDDDWTVSTVDGSDGCHWEHSVARHESGIWVLTAPDGGAAGLAPFGVTPTPIA from the coding sequence ATGTTTCGCAAGTCGATCTACAAGAGCCCGGCGCAGCTGAGGTCGATGGTCGAGCCCGGCCGGATCACGGCAGCGGCACTCGAAGCGCTCCGCCCGCTGGTGCGAGCGGGCGTGAGCACCGCTGAGCTGGACGCCGAGGCGTCGCGGGTGATAATCGCGCGTGGAGCGGAGTCGAACTTCAAGCTCGTGCGCGGGTACCGGCACACGACGTGCATCTCGGTGAACGAAGAGGTCGTCCACGGCATCCCCGGCGACCGTGTGCTGCAGCCCGGTGACATCGTCTCGGTCGACTGCGGCGCACAGTTCCAGGGGTGGAACGGCGACAGCGCCGTGACCTTCATCGTCCCCGGCGATGCGCCCGCTGATGTTCTCGCGCGACGAGAAGAGCTCTCCCGCGTCACGAACGGGTCGATGTGGGCGGGAATCGCGGCGATGGCATCCGCCTCGCATATCGGCGACATCGGCGCGGCGATTCAGGACTACGTCGAGGCGCAGGGGCCGTCTGTGGTTTCGGGGGAGAGCTACGGCATCCTGCGTGAGTACGTCGGTCACGGCATCGGACGCAAGATGCACGAGGCACCCAGCGTGTTCAACTACCGCACGCCGGATGCTGGTGCAGAGATCCGCCCGGGCCTGGCCCTTGCGATCGAGCCGATGCTCACCGCCGGTGGCGAGGCGACGTTCGTCGAGGACGACGACTGGACGGTATCGACGGTAGACGGTTCTGACGGCTGCCACTGGGAGCACAGCGTCGCCCGCCACGAGAGCGGCATCTGGGTGCTCACTGCGCCGGATGGGGGAGCGGCCGGTCTTGCTCCGTTCGGCGTGACTCCGACCCCGATCGCCTGA
- a CDS encoding adenylate kinase has product MTATARLLIVGPQGSGKGTQGVRIAEALGIPVVSTGDIFRANIKQGTELGQKVTAILDAGDLVPDELTSEIVRDRLSQEDAATGFLLDGYPRNTAQVAHLDAFLADQGASLDAVLLLDVPRDESIARLSLRAVEQGRSDDTEEAIAHRLDIYENETAPIISVYAERGIVDRIDGVGSLDDITARISDALAARGIAQLV; this is encoded by the coding sequence ATGACCGCCACCGCACGACTGCTGATCGTCGGCCCGCAGGGCTCCGGAAAGGGCACCCAGGGTGTCCGTATCGCCGAGGCGCTGGGCATTCCCGTCGTCTCGACCGGAGACATCTTCCGGGCCAACATCAAGCAGGGAACCGAACTCGGACAGAAGGTCACCGCGATCCTGGATGCCGGTGACCTGGTGCCCGACGAACTGACCAGCGAGATCGTTCGCGACCGGCTCTCGCAGGAGGACGCCGCCACGGGCTTCCTGCTCGACGGCTACCCGCGCAACACCGCTCAGGTCGCGCACCTCGACGCCTTCCTCGCAGACCAGGGCGCCTCGCTCGACGCCGTGCTGCTGCTGGATGTGCCGCGTGACGAGAGCATCGCGCGTCTCAGCCTGCGTGCCGTCGAGCAGGGGCGCTCGGATGACACGGAAGAGGCCATCGCGCACCGCCTGGACATCTACGAGAACGAGACTGCTCCGATCATCTCGGTGTACGCGGAGCGTGGCATCGTCGACCGTATCGACGGCGTCGGCTCGCTTGACGACATCACCGCTCGGATTTCGGATGCCCTGGCCGCGCGCGGCATCGCACAGCTGGTCTGA
- the secY gene encoding preprotein translocase subunit SecY codes for MFSAIARIFRTPDLRRKILFTIGIIALYRLGSNVPAPFVNFPNVEQCLAANAGTDGLLGLVNLFSGGALLQLSIFALGVMPYITATIITQLLRVVIPHFEALHKEGQAGQSKLTQYTRYLTIALALLQSATLVTVARSGQLFGTTDVAACNNLLTNDVWWAQLLIIMAMTAGTGLIMWFAELVTERGIGNGMSLLIFTSIAATFPAAMWGIWEAKGFEVFLLVLLIGIVVMGMVVFVEQSQRRVPVQYAKRMVGRRTYGGTNTYIPIKVNMAGVIPIIFASSLLYLPMLVAQFNTPTDGSEPAAWVVWVNQYLASGDQPLYMAVYFLLIIGFTYFYVAITFNPVEVADNMKKYGGFIPGIRAGRPTAEYLDYVITRITFPGSLYLGFVALIPLIALATVQANQNFPFGGASILIIVGVGLETVKQIDAQLQQRHYEGLLR; via the coding sequence TTGTTTAGCGCCATCGCGCGAATCTTCCGCACACCTGATCTGCGGCGGAAGATCCTTTTCACCATCGGCATCATCGCGCTGTACCGTCTCGGCTCGAATGTGCCTGCTCCGTTCGTGAACTTCCCGAACGTCGAGCAGTGCCTCGCGGCGAACGCCGGCACTGACGGCCTGCTGGGCCTCGTGAACCTGTTCTCCGGTGGCGCGCTGTTGCAGCTGTCGATCTTCGCGCTCGGTGTGATGCCATACATCACCGCGACGATCATCACGCAGCTGCTGCGTGTGGTCATCCCGCACTTCGAAGCGCTGCACAAAGAGGGCCAGGCCGGCCAGAGCAAGCTGACGCAGTACACCCGCTACCTGACCATCGCCCTCGCACTGCTGCAGTCGGCGACCCTGGTGACGGTGGCGCGCAGCGGTCAGCTGTTCGGCACGACCGACGTCGCGGCCTGCAACAACCTGCTGACCAATGACGTGTGGTGGGCGCAGCTGCTCATCATCATGGCGATGACCGCAGGCACGGGTCTGATCATGTGGTTCGCCGAGCTGGTCACCGAGCGCGGTATCGGCAACGGCATGTCGCTGCTGATCTTCACCTCGATCGCCGCGACCTTCCCGGCCGCCATGTGGGGCATCTGGGAGGCCAAGGGCTTCGAGGTCTTCCTGCTCGTGCTGCTGATCGGCATCGTCGTGATGGGCATGGTGGTGTTCGTCGAGCAGTCGCAGCGCCGCGTGCCCGTTCAGTACGCGAAGCGCATGGTCGGACGCCGCACCTACGGTGGGACGAACACCTACATCCCGATCAAGGTCAACATGGCGGGCGTCATCCCGATCATCTTCGCCTCGTCGCTGCTGTACCTTCCGATGCTGGTGGCGCAGTTCAACACCCCCACCGATGGCAGCGAGCCGGCCGCGTGGGTGGTGTGGGTCAACCAGTACCTCGCCTCGGGCGACCAGCCGCTGTACATGGCCGTGTACTTCCTGCTGATCATCGGCTTCACCTACTTCTACGTCGCGATCACGTTCAACCCTGTCGAGGTCGCCGACAACATGAAGAAGTACGGCGGGTTCATCCCCGGCATCCGCGCGGGACGACCGACCGCGGAATACCTCGACTACGTGATCACGAGGATCACGTTCCCCGGTTCCCTCTACCTCGGCTTCGTCGCGCTGATCCCGCTGATCGCGCTGGCGACGGTGCAGGCGAACCAGAACTTCCCGTTCGGCGGCGCCTCGATCCTGATCATCGTGGGTGTCGGCCTTGAGACGGTGAAGCAGATCGACGCGCAGCTGCAGCAGCGCCACTACGAAGGGCTCCTGAGATGA
- the rplO gene encoding 50S ribosomal protein L15, which translates to MAEKNEAVEAEKATKKPAAKKAAASKKAETKAAPAARPAVLKVHHLRPVPGANTAKTRVGRGEGSKGKTAGRGTKGTKARNTVRVGFEGGQMPLHMRTPKLRGFKNPFRVEYQVVNLAKLAELYPAGGDVTVSDLVAKGAVRKNEKVKVLGDGDISVKLTVSVDKVSGSAEQKIVAAGGSVN; encoded by the coding sequence ATGGCTGAGAAGAACGAGGCCGTCGAGGCCGAGAAGGCCACGAAGAAGCCCGCCGCCAAGAAGGCTGCTGCATCCAAGAAAGCTGAGACGAAGGCTGCTCCGGCAGCGCGTCCCGCCGTTCTGAAGGTGCACCACCTCCGTCCCGTCCCGGGTGCCAACACCGCCAAGACCCGCGTGGGTCGCGGTGAGGGCTCGAAGGGTAAGACGGCCGGTCGCGGAACCAAGGGCACCAAGGCCCGCAACACCGTGCGGGTTGGCTTCGAGGGTGGGCAGATGCCGCTGCACATGCGCACCCCGAAGCTGCGCGGGTTCAAGAACCCGTTCCGAGTCGAGTACCAGGTTGTGAACCTGGCCAAGCTCGCCGAGCTCTACCCGGCCGGTGGCGATGTCACCGTCAGCGACCTGGTCGCAAAGGGCGCCGTCCGCAAGAACGAGAAGGTCAAGGTCCTCGGCGACGGCGACATCTCGGTCAAGCTCACGGTGTCGGTCGACAAGGTCTCGGGCAGCGCCGAGCAGAAGATCGTCGCCGCCGGCGGTTCGGTCAACTGA
- the rpmD gene encoding 50S ribosomal protein L30, with amino-acid sequence MAARLKVTQVKSKVSEKQNQRDTLRSLGLKRIGDSVVRPDDAQTRGYVRTVAHLVKVEEID; translated from the coding sequence ATGGCCGCGCGCCTCAAGGTCACGCAGGTGAAGTCCAAGGTGAGTGAGAAGCAGAACCAGCGCGACACGCTGCGTTCGCTCGGCCTCAAGCGGATCGGCGACTCGGTCGTCCGTCCCGACGACGCCCAGACGCGCGGCTACGTCCGCACCGTCGCTCACCTCGTCAAGGTTGAGGAGATCGACTAA
- the rpsE gene encoding 30S ribosomal protein S5, producing the protein MSDNKENEVTETAPAEAQAEPQREQRDGRRGGRDRGQSRDRNSRDRGDNQFLERVVTINRVSKVVKGGRRFSFTALVVVGDGNGLVGVGYGKAREVPLAISKGVEEAKRNFFRVPRVGSTIPHPVQGEAAAGVVLLRPAAAGTGVIAGGPVRAVLECAGIHDVLSKSLGSSNTINIVHATVEALQGLEEPRAVAARRGLDYDAVVPEIIIRNEAKAAAAAAAQKVGA; encoded by the coding sequence GTGAGTGACAACAAGGAGAACGAAGTGACCGAAACCGCTCCTGCCGAGGCTCAGGCCGAGCCGCAGCGCGAGCAGCGTGACGGCCGTCGCGGAGGCCGCGACCGCGGTCAGAGCCGCGACCGCAACTCGCGCGACCGTGGGGACAACCAGTTCCTCGAGCGCGTCGTCACCATCAACCGCGTCTCAAAGGTCGTGAAGGGTGGACGTCGCTTCAGCTTCACCGCTCTCGTGGTCGTCGGTGACGGCAACGGTCTGGTGGGCGTCGGCTACGGCAAGGCCCGCGAGGTGCCCCTGGCTATCTCGAAGGGTGTCGAAGAGGCCAAGCGCAACTTCTTCCGCGTCCCGCGCGTCGGTTCGACCATCCCGCACCCCGTGCAGGGTGAGGCCGCAGCCGGTGTTGTGCTGCTGCGTCCGGCCGCTGCCGGTACCGGTGTTATCGCCGGCGGCCCGGTCCGCGCCGTGCTCGAGTGCGCTGGCATCCACGACGTCCTGTCGAAGTCGCTCGGTTCGTCGAACACGATCAACATCGTGCACGCGACCGTCGAGGCCCTGCAGGGCCTCGAGGAGCCGCGCGCCGTGGCCGCCCGTCGTGGTCTCGACTACGACGCGGTCGTGCCCGAGATCATCATCCGCAACGAGGCGAAGGCCGCTGCCGCCGCCGCTGCGCAGAAGGTAGGTGCCTGA
- the rplR gene encoding 50S ribosomal protein L18, with product MAVKSKSAARARRHARLRKKIVGTELRPRLVVNRSARHIFVQLVDDAKGHTVASASTLETDLRSFDGDKTAKARKVGELVAERAKAAGVSEAVFDRGGNRYAGRVAAIADGAREGGLAL from the coding sequence ATGGCTGTGAAGTCCAAGTCCGCCGCCCGCGCGCGTCGCCACGCCCGTCTTCGCAAGAAGATCGTCGGCACCGAGCTGCGCCCGCGTCTGGTCGTCAACCGCTCTGCTCGTCACATCTTCGTGCAGCTGGTCGACGACGCCAAGGGTCACACCGTGGCATCCGCTTCCACGCTCGAGACCGACCTGCGCTCCTTCGACGGTGACAAGACCGCCAAGGCACGCAAGGTGGGCGAGCTCGTCGCTGAGCGTGCGAAGGCCGCCGGCGTTTCCGAGGCAGTGTTCGACCGTGGCGGCAACCGCTACGCCGGTCGTGTCGCAGCCATCGCCGATGGCGCCCGCGAAGGGGGGCTGGCACTGTGA